In Bradyrhizobium sp. 170, the DNA window CCCTTCATCTGATCATCACCGCGAGCTTCCTGCTGCACCGGCCCGACCAGCCGGAGACGTCATCCGACCGCGGCCACGGCCAGCTTGTCACGGCGGTGCAGTTGCTCGGCACAGCGCCCGCGCCGGAACGGCCGCGGCTGTCCGCCGACATCGCGCGCGCCTTTCCGCAGCTCGGCATCGAGATCCTGCCGCCGGGGCCGCTGCCTGCAGCGGCCGAAGCCGGCGGGTTCAACCCGCGCGGCCTGCAGCGGCGCCTCGGTCATGATTATCGCATCTTCCAGATTGCGAGCGGCGGCGAGCCCCGCAAGATCGGCATCGGCTTGCCTGACGGCATGATGATTTCGGCCAACGTCCTGCCGGACCGGCCGCGGCCGCCGTTTCTCGGCGGCCCCTGGATGATGACGCTGCTGTTTGCCGTCATCAGCGTCACCCTGCTCGGCCTGTGGGCGGCGCGGGCGTTGACCGCGCCCCTGTCGTCATTCGCCAAAGCCGCCGAGAGTTTTAGCCTCAACGGCGCCGCGGCGCCGCTCCCCGAACGCGGGCCGGAGGAGATCCGCTCGGTCGCGCGCGCGCTCAATCGGATGCGCGAGCGCATCACCGGCCTGATCGACGACCGCACCAAAATGCTCGCCGCGATCAGCCACGATCTGCGCACGCCGATTACAAGAATGCGTCTTCGCTCCGAATTCATCGAGGACGAGACCCATCGCAGCCGCATGCTAAGCGATCTCGATCAGATGCGCGCGATGCTTGAGTCCGTGCTGTCGTTCCTGCGCAACGGCCGCAGGTCAGAGGCCATGACGCTGGCCGACGTCGCCAGCACGCTGCAACTCATCACCGACCAGTTCGGCGACATGGGACGCAAGGTCGTCTATGACGGCCCCGCACATGCCATGGCCACGGTGCGGCCGGACGATTTGCACCGCGCCGTCACCAATTTGGTGGAGAATGCCGTCAGATTCGGCGCGGAGGCCGTGATCCGCCTTCGCGTCTCGGGGGATCAGCTCACCATCGAGGTCGAAGACGACGGCCCCGGCATTTCGGATGCGCTGAAGCAGAACATGCTGGAGCCGTTCGTGCGCGGCGACGAGGCCCGTAACATGGATGAGGCGGCGGGGTTCGGCCTTGGCCTTTCGATCACGAACGCGATCGCAACAGCCCATGGCGGCACGCTGTCGCTGCACGACCGGCAGCCGCATGGACTGGTTGTTCGGATGCGCCTCCCTGTTCGACAGCCAGGCGAACGCTCCGCGGCCTAGAGGATGATTTCAGCGGCGTCAGGCGGCCAGCGCGTCCGGATGCGCCTCTTCATAGATCGCGATCGCTTCAAAGCGATAATCGCAGGCACGGCAGAACCAGAGGAACGACGTGCGGCCCGGACTGCTCTCGACCCAATCGGGTCTCGCAATCGGCTTGCCGCATTGAGCACAGGGATTTCCGTGCGGTAAATAGCCGGAATCGACTCGAGCCATGACGCATCTCCCTAGACTTCGGACGTCGTAACGACGTCTCGCTTTTTTAAATGTCGTTGAATGAGACAGGTTTGCTGTCGGAAAGAATTGGTTTTTGTCGCAGCGTCTTCTTTACACCTTGACTGCGTCTTTTGCACGACATTCTTGCGCGTCCGCATGACGCAGATTCGCGTCGACGGAAGCGATGCATCGCACGCACAACGTTAGCGTCACGCTGACTGAATTCGTTAACACGTGCATTAGCCGCAGACATCTCGCCGCGATGTCGTCCGTTTTTCGCCACATCTTGGCCCGCTGATGGAACTAACCGGAGGAACCAATCGTTCACGCGTCCATCCGCCGAGATTGTTTTTTATGAAAAGTTTTCCGAAATTCGTCTGGCTCGCCGCCACCGCCGCGCTGTTCGTTTCGCCCGATGCGATGGCGCAGAGCCGCGCGCAGTATGAGAGCATGGTCGCGACCCATGCGAGCGCCAACAACGTGCCGGAAGCGCTGGTGCACCGCGTGATCGTGCGCGAGAGCAAATATCATCCTGGTCTCGTCGGGCGCGGCGGCACCATCGGGCTGATGCAGATCAAGCTCGCGACCGCGCGCGGCCTCGGCTACACCGGCGACGCCGCGGGCCTGCGCGATCCCGACACCAATCTCGCCTGGGGCATCAAATATCTCGCCGGCGCCTACCGCGCCGCCAACAGCGACCACAGCCGAGCCGTGCGTTATTATGCGAGCGGCTATTACTACGCCGCAAAGCGCCAGCGGCAGGAGCGGCCGGTCCAGCTTGTGCCGGTGCTTGCGAGCAGTGCGCCGCCGAAAATTATCGCGAGAATCCCCGCCGACGCGAACGCAATGCAGCCCGCCAAATAGCTGTCAAGTAGCTGCCAAGTAGCTGAAACCTCGTGTCCCAGGCGCGGTGCAGCCTAGGCGATGCATAGCATCGTCCGGTAGCGCTGCTCCGCAGAACCGGGACCCCATCCCCAGCCGTCCAGGCCCCGGCTCAGCAGGGCCACCGCAGCCTAATGCGCCTGCGTCCGGGGCAAGGCAGCGGTGCAGTTCCCGCTATGACGCGTTGACACCTCCGCCCAACTGCCTACATTAGCCCTGTTCCGAGGGGTGCTCCGATGAGGAGCTGAGATACCGCAAGCTTGGGCCGA includes these proteins:
- a CDS encoding ATP-binding protein; amino-acid sequence: MKLSGLLNLRGISGQIAALVVVSIAALHLIITASFLLHRPDQPETSSDRGHGQLVTAVQLLGTAPAPERPRLSADIARAFPQLGIEILPPGPLPAAAEAGGFNPRGLQRRLGHDYRIFQIASGGEPRKIGIGLPDGMMISANVLPDRPRPPFLGGPWMMTLLFAVISVTLLGLWAARALTAPLSSFAKAAESFSLNGAAAPLPERGPEEIRSVARALNRMRERITGLIDDRTKMLAAISHDLRTPITRMRLRSEFIEDETHRSRMLSDLDQMRAMLESVLSFLRNGRRSEAMTLADVASTLQLITDQFGDMGRKVVYDGPAHAMATVRPDDLHRAVTNLVENAVRFGAEAVIRLRVSGDQLTIEVEDDGPGISDALKQNMLEPFVRGDEARNMDEAAGFGLGLSITNAIATAHGGTLSLHDRQPHGLVVRMRLPVRQPGERSAA
- a CDS encoding transglycosylase SLT domain-containing protein, producing MAQSRAQYESMVATHASANNVPEALVHRVIVRESKYHPGLVGRGGTIGLMQIKLATARGLGYTGDAAGLRDPDTNLAWGIKYLAGAYRAANSDHSRAVRYYASGYYYAAKRQRQERPVQLVPVLASSAPPKIIARIPADANAMQPAK